A section of the Anabaena cylindrica PCC 7122 genome encodes:
- the rplI gene encoding 50S ribosomal protein L9, translating to MAKRVQLILNQDIYKLGKSGDLVDVAPGYARNYLIPQKKANHATPGLLKQVERRREQERLRQLELKQQALEQKATLEKVGSLKIAKPVGENEAIFGTVTTQDVAEAILAATSQEIDRRGITIPDINHLGTYKAEIKLHSEVTAQINIEVIAS from the coding sequence ATGGCCAAACGTGTGCAGTTAATTTTGAATCAGGATATTTATAAGCTCGGCAAATCCGGCGACTTAGTGGATGTAGCTCCTGGTTATGCTCGTAACTACCTCATTCCTCAGAAAAAGGCAAATCATGCCACTCCCGGTCTTCTCAAGCAAGTAGAACGTCGTCGTGAGCAAGAACGTCTACGGCAATTAGAACTCAAACAACAAGCTTTAGAACAAAAAGCAACTTTAGAAAAAGTTGGTAGCTTGAAAATTGCCAAACCAGTTGGTGAAAATGAAGCTATTTTCGGTACTGTCACCACCCAAGATGTAGCAGAAGCAATTCTCGCCGCTACTAGTCAAGAAATTGATCGTCGTGGCATTACCATCCCCGATATTAACCACCTCGGTACTTATAAAGCTGAGATTAAGCTGCATTCTGAAGTAACAGCGCAAATTAATATCGAAGTTATTGCCAGCTAA
- the gloB gene encoding hydroxyacylglutathione hydrolase, producing the protein MQIISLAALSDNYVFLLHDSKKNIAAVVDPADSQLVLQQLAQLKAELVAIFNTHHHHDHVGGNQQLIQQFPQVVVYGGVEDRGRIPGQQVFLQDGDRIQFSDRTAEVFFVPGHTRAHIAYYFPPTTADETGELFCGDTIFSGGCGRLFEGTPTQMVDSLTKLRNLPDNTRVWCAHEYTLGNLRFALTVDGENPDLQRRFAEVTAMRQHQKPTVPSVLGIEKLTNPFLRWDQPSLQLAAKSSDPVQTFARLRAMKDQF; encoded by the coding sequence GTGCAGATCATAAGTTTGGCAGCACTTTCGGACAATTATGTATTTTTGCTACATGATAGCAAAAAAAACATTGCCGCAGTAGTCGATCCGGCAGATTCTCAATTGGTTTTGCAGCAATTAGCGCAACTTAAAGCGGAGTTAGTAGCAATTTTTAACACTCATCACCATCACGATCACGTAGGTGGTAATCAGCAGTTAATACAACAATTTCCTCAGGTAGTTGTTTATGGTGGTGTGGAAGATCGGGGGAGGATTCCTGGACAGCAGGTATTTTTACAAGATGGCGATCGCATCCAGTTTAGCGATCGCACCGCAGAAGTTTTCTTTGTCCCTGGACATACCCGCGCTCACATCGCTTATTACTTCCCCCCGACCACAGCAGATGAGACAGGGGAATTATTCTGCGGTGATACCATATTCAGCGGTGGTTGTGGTCGCTTATTTGAAGGTACACCAACACAAATGGTAGATTCTCTTACTAAACTCCGTAATTTACCAGATAATACTCGTGTTTGGTGCGCCCATGAATACACATTGGGGAATTTACGATTTGCTCTCACCGTTGATGGTGAAAATCCAGATTTACAAAGGCGTTTTGCCGAAGTAACAGCTATGCGTCAACACCAAAAACCGACTGTACCTTCAGTACTAGGAATAGAAAAGCTGACCAATCCCTTCTTGCGATGGGATCAACCATCATTACAATTAGCTGCAAAAAGTAGTGATCCAGTGCAAACCTTTGCCAGACTTAGAGCTATGAAAGACCAATTTTAA
- a CDS encoding alpha-1,2-fucosyltransferase produces the protein MISSIRKQTDIVIGVHIRQGDYQKHQGGRYFYTVEQYLKVMEDVIELFPNQKVTFLICSNNQQDPKYFQHLSYVYGNNHIIEDMYSLAKCDYIITPPSSYTMWASFYGEKPLYMIRNTTKSPKIKDFVHFYQWKGVFSYDEDWSKSFWEWTH, from the coding sequence TTGATTTCTAGTATTCGTAAGCAAACTGATATCGTGATTGGGGTACATATTCGTCAAGGAGATTATCAGAAGCATCAAGGTGGTAGATATTTTTATACGGTCGAACAATATTTAAAAGTCATGGAAGATGTTATAGAGCTTTTTCCTAATCAAAAGGTAACTTTCTTGATTTGCTCAAATAATCAACAAGACCCAAAATATTTCCAACATTTATCTTATGTATATGGAAATAATCATATAATTGAAGATATGTATTCTTTGGCTAAATGTGATTATATTATTACTCCTCCTAGTTCATATACTATGTGGGCTTCATTCTACGGAGAAAAACCACTTTATATGATTAGGAATACCACTAAATCACCAAAAATAAAAGATTTTGTCCACTTTTACCAATGGAAAGGAGTTTTTTCTTACGACGAAGACTGGAGTAAAAGTTTCTGGGAATGGACACACTAA